Part of the Falco cherrug isolate bFalChe1 chromosome 6, bFalChe1.pri, whole genome shotgun sequence genome is shown below.
ctgtaaaaataacaaaagtatTTCTTGCCGAAAGCTAACCAAAGAAAGGGTTGTCTTGTGAAATGGCCCCATGGTGGTATGCTAAGCgtacttatttttaattgctctttTCCTTGAATGTTTTTCTCCAGCACAGTTTGTGTGTagacctgtgtgtgtgtgtatggacTGATGGATAAAAGTCCTCCTCTTCGGTGAATCAgatcttgtttttaaatagggTAAATAAATTCTTCAAGATAGGGACTGTCTTCTAGATTGCTTTCACAATGCTAGTCATAACTGAACTCCAGCTCTAAGTCAAATAGTAATATAAATTACATGGAGGAATCTTTCTAAAtatgtttttcagagaaatgagACTTTATCTAGTAACTTGCAAGACCTCTATGCCTCATACACATGACCACATGAATTATAATTTGAGTCATCAGTCTGTAAATACTTGAGAATTTTACCCACAGCACTGCATTGCTGTCTTACGCTCGCtgtgtgtattttattaaaCATGGATGCGTGGGCAGAAGTTTCATATTTGATGAAGACTAAGTCTTTTTCTGAATCATGTATATCTGTCGTAGGTTACTGTTCCATTGGTCAGTTTTTCCTTAGGCACAAACATGCTTCTGGAGGTTTTAGTTGTTTTATAGCTAGGTATGTCTCTGCCAGTGTTGTAAGCGGTGTGTTGCCATCCTTAACTTCTGATTCTAGGACAAGTTATGTTTATTGGTAGCAACTGTCATCCTGAAGGTTTACTACTGGGcttgttttcccccttttattGTAGAGAAAGAGAAGATTTCCACATTCGATTCTGTGTTTAAACTGTATGTGGAGGATGTCGGTTGTGTAAATCTGAGGTTTCCCAgattttcccagaaaaatgaagctttttctgctttgatggCCCTTCTTGAAGTGTGagctgcttctctgggcaacataACTATGGGAAGACGTTAATTACCACAGATACTCCTTTGCTTGATTGTGCCTAATCACCACAATGATTGTGCTGTGCTTAAAGAACTTGCATGCCTGAATATCCTGAAGGAGCAGAGTTTTTTGGAGACCTGTGCAGTAGCATGCCTGTGAATGAGTCCTCTGAGTAGGTGTTcacctttttcttccagtgttaaATGTTCACGCTGCTTCTGGGTAGTGGTCAGGAACAGGACAAAAGCCTTTCAGAGAAAGATGAGGCAAGGTTTTTGAAGATCATTTGATCAGCTTTTGGAATGGATAGATTTTTGGGAGGCTGTCAGTTGGCAATAATGTATTTATGCTGTCTGCACAATGGCATTGGGTCATAACttctgcctggtgctgcagtTGCTACTTCGGTGTCTTGTTTtataagaataattttgttttaatcttggcagttacagaaagcaaatttctgTGCCTAATTAAATAGTCAAGAATATTCTTTTTACCCTTCATTTTAGAACATCAGTTCTTTTCAGTGGGTCAATTAGTGTTGTTGGATTCCTTAAAGCAgtatggttttgtttctcagctATGCTGTGTCTGAGAAATTACTGAAATCTAGTGCTTTTTTTACATGGTGAAGGTTTTGTCAGCCAAGCTGTGTCAAATTATTCATAAGAAAACTTCATAGCAAaaagctgtgaagaaaactattttatagATTAGTAAACAATGTTTTATAGTGTAGTATTTTATAGTAGAGAGAAGTTCTTGGTATAGGATTTTGTAGTATAAACAATATTGTATagtatattttgtttttagGATGAGGAGGCCAGTATCTGTTTTCTAACTTAGGAAATTGTAATTGATGCATCTGAAGTCATGAAAAGGATTAGGCCAGCTGTGTGTAAGCATATACAAGACAAGTGGTTGAATGTGTTCTCAAGGGCGTCATCTTTTTGAAATCGGATCTCCAAGACTGAAATGGCTGTCTTGGTTGCTACTCTGAAACACTATATTCGTGAATCAGACAAGACTGTAGATAGAGGTGAGAGCGTTTGCTGAAggtctgttttattttgagatCTCTGCAATCCATTCTTATGGGGGGagggaaataacattttttttttaaacctgaaaacacttaaaattttcACAACACGTTTTatttacaaaactttttttccagtgccttAGCAATGTTCTTGTTTATAATGATctcatatttgaaaaatatgtggAAACTGGACGCTCTGACCACACTGTGGTCTGGTTTTTGCTAGTTGTAACTTTGAGCAAGTATCTGAAATGCCAACGTTGTAAACAGAGGTTTAAACACTTAGGTAAACGCTTACTTTGCAGAAGTGCTCAGCATCTCTTTGCTGAGAGATACACAGCTTTTCTAAGGCTTGTATGCTTTGCAGATGCATACAAGGGTACTCTGCAGCAATGGATGTATGGTGCTTCTGAATACATAAGTAATTACCCTGTTAAAATACCACTGAATGTAGTGGATTTCAAGTATAGTCTTTTTATGGTGTTCATTACTTTTGACTATCATGTTAATAGGAAGCTAGCCTGTGTACCTTTATGttgactagaaaaaaaaaacagttaaatgttttctgaaattacttttcaacATAGAGCATACTAGACTCCAGAAACTTGGATTTTAATGTAAGGTTTTTGGGTTGCCATTTAAATAAGTTTTATGATGCCATCTGAGCACCAGTTATGTGAATAATAGCTTGAAACAAACAATTGTTTTAAAACGTAATGGATAATCCTCTGCTGTTGTGTTGGGGGAGAAGAGTGGGTTATTCAGCATAGGTAGCAACGTATCTCCCAGTTGGATGCTCGCTAAAAAACCTCCTGTACTAAAACATTACACAAAGCATTTACGTGTAGTTTCTTGGAAATATGGAGTCCTTGCATTTTAACCCGATTCATCACATTTTTAGAGATGTGCACATGAATTTAAGATACGAAGCAGATATTGCTGGCTCTAGAGTTTTGATGCTTGGATGGAAGAGgaatcttttgaaaataatgataATTCTTTAACAATAAATCCTTAATACTGGAATGGCTTTAAACCACCTTGATGTGTTAGTTACAAGGTGAATGAAATTCAGAATGGATTATGAAATAAACATATATTACTCTGTGTGCTTTCAAACAGTGAGTAAATTGATGTTTCTACAGGGCTACCAACAAAagccttttaaagaaaaaacatgtagCAGGTGGTATTTCCAGCCAGGTAGTAAGTTTGTAGGCACAGGCATCTGTGCTAGGCTGATGGGATACTTTCAGATTCTGCTGAAAAGTGTAGGGAGCATAGAGCCTCGTGTTGGCTGGTgagcaaagcacaaaaaaggCTAACTGGAGTTTGAGGTTGGAGGAATGCTCACTGTGACCAGAGCTCGAGGAAGCTCACACTGCTGGGATGAGTCACAGGCAAAGTCTGCCTCAAATGATGTAAACAAAGCTTGCTTCTCCTTATTTTGCTCAGTGATGTTACCACCCTTTTTACGCTGTTGTGGACTTGGACCTCCTTGGATTTCCTGGTGTTTTCATGTCTCTCCTGGTCTCCTGAGCTTGTCTTGGAAAACTTTTGTCTGCTACTGCCACCATCAGTCCTTCCAGCTTAAAGAAAGCTTCACTGTATCTGAACTGTCTTGTGCCTTACATTTCCAGTATAGCTTCGGGACGTTCATGTGGGCACTGGGATGGCTGTAAGGAGCATTAAGAGAAGAAGGAACACAGTAGTTTATCCAGGCTTTGAAAATTTAATTCAGTACTCTGTTCTTCAGTGAGATCTATGTGAAATTTTAAGCCAGTCAGTCTGTTGCTGAGTCCTGAGGAAAAAGCAGCCTTGTAAAAAGGGGGCACATCCATCATAGATGAGGACTGCTATATATGCACATTCAGGGAGGAAATCTGAACAAAAAATGAGCAGGTTGTTATTGAAATGTGCTGTTACATATAAATGTgtgctgttttcatttaaaaaatcaaaatcaaaccAACCCCAGAAAACCTATGTGGTTTTTAGGTAAGTTCAGCCCAGGCAGAGTTAGCAGAAATGGTGACTGAACaactgaaggaagaaggaagagacaaAGACTATGCAGATTTAAGGCTTATACTGTAATTGTTCCTTCCTTACTTTATAcccttattttatttataaagctaTTTTATGAAGACAAAGGTATTACTGAAATAGGAATTTTTAAGTGtctatgctttttaaattttggctTGTGGAAAGGATTTTAAAGGTAAGTGAGGTGCTCGCaatatatttaaggaaaaaatagttaaatTGTTCTGATATGAAGTTCTCATACACGCAGTTATAAAACACTGATCTGCAGATGTTAGTTTTGTTTATATATGTTCATTATGAACAGAAGTTTTCATGCTCATGAGCTATTAAAGGAAGTTTTCCTATTCCTGtaattactttgatttttcattatttcctcctCCAGTACTCTCATCCACAGCGTGCCCACTGCCAGAAACAAAACGTTGGACGAGATTGACACTTTGTCAGGTTTTGGCAGAGATGTAATTTCTTTGGTACTGGCCTTTGACTTGCTTTTTTGTCCCCTGAGAGTAGAACCTTTCTCGGATCTCTAGTGCAGACACCTTCCTTGAATGTCTCAAGGGTTGGAATGAGGGATTTGTCATCCCATTTCTAGtagaaactgctgctgaaggtCTGTACCTGGACTGCTTATTGCAGCTGAACTGGAATTGACTGTATGAGCTATGAAACTGGATGTGTGTTCATGTGGAGAAAagttaattaacattttctaaGTGTGAAGACTCTGATTTCATAATTTAGACAGCGGTTGCTTTGCTACAATTCAGCAGAATACAAAAAACATTCTTGAGAAATGTTCTTTCATGCCTTTCCAACATCTTCCCCTTCCCGTCATCTGATTGTCTCTATCATCCATAGTCTTGACCTCCTTGACTACaatccttaaaagaaaaaaaataatttcatgctTTCATCTTCTCTTCAGCATCGCTGGTTTGTACATTTAATTATCTGGCTGATTGTAAATGCAAGGCTGGGTAAGTGAACCGTGGTTCTGGGGCCCAGCAGATGACGGCAGAGCATGCAGTTTGTGTGGCATTGCTTGTTAACATTGCGTGTGGTGGGTCAGTTTCTGAATGTCCCAATAAAACGTTCTTTTTCAATTCATGTTGGTAGGTCCTGCTAGAGACAGATTAGCTCTAGATAGAATACCTCTCTGGCAAAAGATTTTCTTAGCACACCTTGCGTAGAAGATCTTACCTCTCCACTTCAGGCTGGTGTGGTGGCAGGGTTGCTCTTGCCTGACTTCTGTGCAAGCTGTAATCATTGAAAGCTGTCGCAGTGTTTGACTGACATACATGGTAACGAGCCCCACTTCATAGCAGAACATTCACGGAACTCTGGGTCTCGCTTTCAGTCTTTGCTTATATATTTGTGAGGAAAAACTACAAAGTTTGGCTCCCGAGACAGGAAATGAGCTGGAGTCATGAAATAAGACTTTTGCATAATGATACTTCTGGGTTCTGAGAAAATGATGCTCCTCGTGCCTGCGGGTCTCAGGCCTGGCTCAGGTATCTGTTTGATTACATTCTGATTTGTAAAAATGTCATTGCTCTGTTCTGATGCTTAGAGTTGTCTGAAGTAAGCTAGAAATGTTTCAAAGCTTGCAGTCTGTTACCTCAttggtttgtgtggcaagggaGAGGAGAGTCAgcctctttcattttcatctttattaatGCTTCTGTCATTCTTCTCCATTGTGTTTTTTGTGAAATTGCAGAACTATGAAGTATTTCGGATTGCTTAGGAGGCTTTAATCTTTCCATCTTAGTCAGTGCTAGTCTTAATATTGGAAGTGAGATTTCACTGATCTGGTAAGAGGATAACAGTGCATTATATACACTATAGGTTAATATTCAACTTCCTGTTTAGTTGTTTTAAAGTgaagttttttggtgtttttacAAAGTAATTCATGTACCTTTTATTgctcttgtttttttcagtaggaaatAGTTCTAATAGTAACCCTCACAGAACTTGTTTCAAGATTCCCCACCGTGAGTTCTAGATGCAGCCGCAAACTCCTGGTTGCAAGAATAGATCATCTGTGCAGGACTTGTCTTAACAAAATAATGGCCAGTTACTTGAAAGACATTGTGATTTCTGAGTCCAGGTAAGGAAGCAGGAGAGTTGTGGTTGGACCAGGACATAATTTTCAACGTGACTAATAAAAGTAGACAGAGACCGATGTAATGGCCAGACAAGTCCTTATGTTATTGTAATATAGGTATAAATTTTATCTATTCATACATTTGTTTTACATGGGAAAAGGTATTCATGTATGTAGTGTGACAAGCCATGCttaatgttttggggttttttcaaatgcttttgctgtaaggattttttttaggaTATTAACACTTCCTATGCAAGTTGCAAGTCTGGAGTAGAGCTTGTAGTAAAAATGAGGTTTGCGTGTTAACAGCTCACCAAGGTGCTGGCTTTGCATTAAGCTGTAGTGGGTCCAATAACTGGCGGCAGGGCAGGGAGTGAGGGTGGATAGTGCCAACCATTTCAAAAACTGACTGACTCCATTTGCAGTGGCAAGGTTTTGAGGAAAACGGGGACCAAGGAGTTTCTGTGGACAGAGGTGAGAGTTGATAAATGCCTTCAGTGTTTTGGTGAGAAGCAGCGTTTTGTGCTGGTGGAACTCCTAAGCAGCTATAGGGGCTAACTGCCGGTGGAACTCTGCTTTGCcgttttcttttaatactgttttttagTCTCATGATTATGTACCACGTGGTGAGATGGCTCCTTTTGTGAGATCCACAGGGGTTTCTGTGAGCTACGCCAACAGTAATGTGCTCCTGACGCtgtggtgcagtgctgtgccgTTAACAGTACATCCTCATCGTGTTCTGGGCTTCCACGCAAACGGGTGGAAAAAGGAATGTGGCTTAATTAATAAGGCTCTCGTTTGCAATAGAAATAGCAAATTGCGTACTGGGAACTGAGGAGAAACTACTTTAAGCCTCTACCAACGCTGTTTAGCCTTATTTTTGTAGCCTTAGGGGCAGAATCAGATCTGTAAGTCGCTGGCACGGCAAAAGGAAGATCATCCTTTTTTGCCCTCTGCCTTTGCAGTTGCAAGCAGTCACCAAGACTGACAAACTGCGGAATGTCAGAACTTACTGTTCGGTAAAATAAGTCTTGACAGAAAATAATCTGGGCTTCTGGCAtgctctctccctttctttttgcaATAGCATGgtttatatgtatgtgtgtttggATTTGGGGCTTTTTAGACAAGGATATCAAGAAACTGAGCTGAGAGTTTGTTGCTGCTTTGGTGGAGAATCAGGTCTCTGAATCGGCCACCGTTTCCGAACAACGCCCTGCACGTTGGCTGACCTTGTGTATTGGGAAGGCTCAGTGCTGGTCGTTTTTAGTGCTGCACTTCTACAAAAGCCTAAGAAGGTATTAGCGTGATGTAAAGTGGACCAGATGGTATGTGCCTTATAGAAAATAagatacaattatttttttttttactgttggaGCAGACGCTCTAAATGGAGCTAAGAAACGTTGAGGAGACTGCGTTAGGAAGGAAATCGGTATGGGGAGTTCGAAAGCTTCAGGTTCTGTCAGGTGTTGGTGGTTTGCTGCATGCTGGCTGCTTCGAGGACTTCCGAAGAACCCCGCTTCCCCTTCTGTGCCCAGACGTGGCGAGCGATGTGTGAACTAACTTTGGGCTTGTAAATCAAGCTGCTGACAGGGAATTTTCAGGTTGTTGTGGGGAaaatttttcaagcttttcagcagcaaacaGTACAAGACTTCTTTTAGTCATTTTTATGGCTTTACAGATTTAGTCCATTCCTGGCAAAATTAAGGTGTAAAGTAGGGTACTAAGTACATGTGTCATTTGAGATGCTCTATAAATTTGAAGAGGATAGGTGAAGCGGTACAGCTGCAGAACCTGAATCTGCTTTAATTTCTgggacaaaaataaataaaagtttgtAGGTCATGGCTACATGTCTGTTTgaggtggaggaaaaaaatttaagtcTGTTCaggtcaggggtcctcaaactacggcccgcgggctggatacagccccccagggtcctcaatccctcccctggtatttacagacccaCCCCCCGtcgggggttgggggggggatccaagcagccacagatgaccgcctgccactgcatctgcgctggccccctggttaaaaagtttgaggacccctgttttGGGTGATGTTTTGAGTAGCTGCATGATAGCTGGTCAGCAGTGGGACTGTGTTAACCTGCTTAACCTGGCATGTATCCCAGGAGACCGCAGGTTTGGTGTGCTGAAGAAGCGCTAGTTCTGCTAATGTGTTTACTAACACAATCGTCTTTCTCACTTATTACATTGGTCTAGTGTAAATGTGTAATGCTAGCTCCTTTGAACAAAACTTGGGGCTCTTATAACTTTTTTCATACTTGGCATTTGTAAGAGCTGTCTGACTAAGAACTAGCTAAGCATCCTCAATCCTTAAAAATGTTGTGTCAGCATGTGGTATTCAGTGAGACACAAGACAAACTGTGTTATGGCTggtgcagggaagaaaaaaggtaaggcttgtttaaaataaaatgtattagtTTTCAGAATTTGTTGTTACCTTTATAATCTTCCATGAGAGCATTTAATAGCTGTAATAAATCAGGAGGATGTTTTGGTAGGAAAGCAATGAAATATGCATTGTGCTGAACTGGCGAAGGGTTTACTGAAGCCTTTCCGAGAATAGATGtcgtttttttcttttcctttcagttgaTGCTGATGAGATAAAACGACTAGGAAAGAGATTTAAGAAGCTTGATTTGGACAACTCTGGTTCTTTGAGTGTGGAAGAGTTCATGTCTTTACCTGAATTGCAACAGAATCCGTTAGTACAGCGAGTAATAGATATTTTTGACACAGATGGAAATGGAGAAGTGGACTTCAAAGGTAAGACGTGGTGCTTTGTGACAGGTTGGTGGCATTTTATCAGAATTCCTGCAGCTTGGAATTCAAATTTAGCTTCAGCTGAGCAAGGAGGGGTGAAGAAGACTAGTTAATCAAAATAAGGTGCTAATTCCTAATGAAACTGAATACCAGTAAAACTAGTTTCTCTGGCACATTAGGGCACTCCTGAATGAAATGCTTAAAAGGGCAGATTGTTTAGTAATAGCTTTCCAGGTCATACTGATTTGGGGCTACTCACTGAGTCTGTCGTAAGAGCCTGAATTAGTGTACTTTAATTGTGGTGCTGTCTGAAGTATATTCTTAGGctgaagagactgaaaaaaGTGGGATGGACTGCGTAAGTGGTGTCTGTGCGTAAGCTGTATTTATGCAAACTCTATGGGATCTGCCTTTTGTTGGAGGATtctgaaaatagttttctgaaTTGTGCAAGTGGTGCAGATTTTCTGTTGATGCTTCCTTTACAGgattcttttggtagttcttagGTGGGCGCTTGAAGTAAAAAACTAAAGTTCTGATTTAGTACATTCCTCTAAAATGTTAGACTTCCTTTGAATATTGATGATTAAAAGGGCCAGCAGGTGAAAAAAAACTTCATTACTAGTTGATGTTAAAACAGTCTCTGACCCTTAGAAGTGATGTCTCGTAGTACTTAGAATTTCTTGTTGCTCCATGACTAGAAAAGGTTAAGCAGTTTTTCTTGGAGTTTTATTTAATTGGAGAAAGTTCTTAAACCTCACTTTTATTGACAGgctgacattttaaataaaatattaacatacaAAAGCTGctaacctaaaaaaaaaaaaaaaaatgcaccttAAATTTCTATAGGGGGAACTACAGTGTAACTGGAATGTTGCATTTTTGAGACTTTTTCTAGGTATCGGCAGTAATAGTTGTATGTAATTGCTTAAAATCCccttgtgaaaaaaatactgatgaaaGATGACGGTATAGTGTGTATGACATTGAGCTGTTTAATGTAATTAACAAGAGCTGTTCCTCTTGGGTGGGAAGAGGAAGTTGTCAGAATCAGTTTTCCATGGTAAAGTGATGCTGTCGCAGTAAGCGGCAATGAATTCTGTTGTTGTCTGGCCGCGTTTGGTTTTGATTCAGTTACTTTCTTTATATCTGTCTCGGAGGGAAGCTCAAAGGAAAGATCTGTAAcctgaaagagggtagatcaGTGCAAGAGATCTTTAACGATGGGGGTGGCGACATGCTGGAGGAGGCTGCCCACAGCACTTGTGGtacccctgcccccccccccccccccccggcagcacccagggccaggctggatggggctggcagcaggtgtccctccagggcagggggtggacTTGTaggatctttaaggtcctttccagcccaaactgttctgtgagcccattgaaaaggaaaaatactggtCTGAGGAAAATGGCATTCTTGTGTTGAAAGACCTAGATGGTTTTTTAGATAGATCTTTAAGCATAAtgtggtgggttgttttgtggttttttttttcaagttaataGTCAAGCAATTTATTGATAAATCGTATAGGAATTGTTGACTTAATTTTACAAAACATACTGACACTGTAGTAGGCCTTGCAGCCTAATGCTATATTTCCATACCTCTGTGTTATTTCTATACTGCAGTTTAGTTCGTGGTTTTGCACTATTGTTGTTTTTACCACCCAGAACTCTTAAGAAATCTAGTTACAGGATCTCATCCAGACACATCGCATCCCAGGGTTTTAGTGTTTTGACAATGCAGGACTTTGCTCCTGGGATAATGACTTCATTGTTAACGGtgtaaacatatatatatatttttttttaccctatttcttacaggaaaatattttttttaggtatttATTGTAGAgcagttttcagtttaaatgtaACTTTGCTTTGAGAAATGCATCTCCAGGAGCTGTACAATTAAAATCCCCACTGGCGCAGCTTTAGTAGATTAGTATCAGAAGCTTGTGGAAGTCTAGCAACAAAATTACCTAAATACTGGTGTGAACAGGTCTGTTAGGGGAGTGCAGTATTGGGTTTGGAGTACTTTCTGCTAACGAACATTAAAGTATCAAAGTGTGTGGACACTTAAGTGTCTCAAGGCAGGCaagatttcaaagtttttagggtaatttaaaaaaaaaaattctaaaaattttttaatgttgatttccttgatttcttaaaatataagcttttttgtaaatgtttttcttactttcttcaGAATTCATAGAAGGAGTTTCCCAGTTCAGTGTCAAAGGAGATAAGGAACAGAAGTTGAGGTGTaagtattttgattttccttaacaaagatttttttgatCCTCAAAAATACACTTTTGTTAGTTAACGTTGAGAAATCAACAGAAGTGGGAAATCACGAGGGGAGATTGTAAGCATTTTGCACGTGTTGTCATTTGTGTGAAGAATTTGccactgcttttctctgccaGGAAAGTTTGAAGAGGTTGCCTTCTAAATATCTTCAGTTGCTtccaatttaaatttaaaaaaataataaaattaagaatAGTTAATTCACAGAACTGTGTAGCAATGTGCTTTGCTTTATAGGAGCATAAGAATAATACAGAAGTTTTTGCTACTACAGCAGAACAGCACTAAATTCTTGTTTGAGGGCTGCATCTCAGGAACACAACGTGACCTAAGCTTCTTGAGTGGGGAAGGGATCCGGTTTAGTCATGGATGTGTAGCTTTTGATAACTAAGgctaaaatgtttcaaaataaatggcAGGTTGTTTGTGGCAAAGTAACCAGGTGGGATTTTATTCATCTGTTCCCTGGAAGGCTgtaattttttctgcttgcagatgagctgctgcctgggtgCTTTACTTGTGGTAGTGATTTTCCAGTTCATTGTTTATAGAATTCATTTACTGTTGGTGCTAAAACAATTTCAATTGAGATTattcaagaatttttttctttaaaaatcgATAGAAACATTAGAAACAATACAATGAATGGTGCCGTgtgtttttcagaatgaaacTGCGAGGCTGTTTGAAATCTCacttaaaatacagtgtttttctcagttgTGTAGGATTCTGTCACCAGTTACTGTTAATGCAACACACGTGAATGTATCTTGCTCTTTTCTGACCATAGTCGTTACGGAAGGCtttaagaaatatatatttaatatatatttattttaatgttattagATGTAATATAATGATAtgtaataatataataatatattatttaatttatatattaatatatatttttaatattttttacttttgcagttGCTTTTCGCATTTATGATATGGACAAAGATGGTTACATCTCAAATGGAGAGCTCTTCCAGGTGCTGAAGATGATGGTTGGGAACAATCTCAAAGACACTCAGTTACAGCAAATTGTAGATAAAACCATAATTAACGCAGATAAGGATGGTGATGGAAGAATATCCTTTGAAGAATTCTGTGCTGTAAGTAACCTCTAAAGACAGCTTTGATAATTcggaattaaaaaaaaaaaaaggaggaaaaatggtGAACAGTATAAAGGATAAGATTATAGAAGCAGACTTGTTTCTTGGTGTGACAGCTTTATTACAGAGGGCGGTTTTGTTGTACGGCTTCCAGTAGAGGGCTGTGTCTGATGGTGTATGAGCACGTCATGGGTCAGTTCCATCAGGGTGCAGACTTTCCTCCTGGATCTAGTGTGCCTGAGGAAGATTGCTTTGTTCAGAGCACAGTGACTTTTACAAAGTAATTTGTGTCATTTTATGACACACTAAACACAAGACCATTCCCAGTTACTTTTGCGTGTAGACAAAAATGCTGTCCTGACACACGGACGTATTTTGGATTCCAGCCTCTGTGCCAGTAGAAAAGGGCAGCTCTGAAGATGAGTTGCAAGTGACTGGCTTGTCATAGGAGGCcggttttcctcattttcaacAGTTAtgtttgattaaaaaagaaacagcacttCCAGTTGTTTTAAATGTCTCTAGCTGCTTAACAGAATAcactgagtgaaaaaaaaaacaaaaaacaccaaaccacaaaaGCATGGTGGGCAGGCAGGTACAGTCTGCCAAGGCGGGTGAAAAACCCCAGTGTATGTTGTAGCAGCTCTTTCCAAAAGTGTCACTGTTGGGGTGGTGGGTGGAAGGTGTGTCCTGCAGAGGTTAACGTTGGGTTAATCCCCTGTCTCTAAACTAGGTGTCTGGCCTGCCCCAGATCACCCTTTAGAAAGGTTTATCTTTGCAGAGTGTGGAGATTATCCCCATCTGCAGAACGTGGGGATTTTACGAGGCCGGGGTAGCGGGATTTGTGTCAGTTACCAGGCGAGTAACCCCTCGAGTGCTGCCCTTGAAAAAAGGACAAATGGGCACATTGTAAAAACTTCTGGGTTGAGTGTTTAGTGCTTGAGACTTGAAATGGTTGATTTTCATCTAGTTGACAGAGTTTTCAATTCCTACCgtcttaaaaaaaagtaaatgacaCATTGAAATGCCAACATTTGGAAATGCAATGATGAGTATTTACACGTGAATTG
Proteins encoded:
- the PPP3R1 gene encoding calcineurin subunit B type 1 isoform X1, producing MWYSVRHKTNCVMAGAGKKKVDADEIKRLGKRFKKLDLDNSGSLSVEEFMSLPELQQNPLVQRVIDIFDTDGNGEVDFKEFIEGVSQFSVKGDKEQKLRFAFRIYDMDKDGYISNGELFQVLKMMVGNNLKDTQLQQIVDKTIINADKDGDGRISFEEFCAVVGGLDIHKKMVVDV
- the PPP3R1 gene encoding calcineurin subunit B type 1 isoform X2, encoding MGNEASYPLEMCSHFDADEIKRLGKRFKKLDLDNSGSLSVEEFMSLPELQQNPLVQRVIDIFDTDGNGEVDFKEFIEGVSQFSVKGDKEQKLRFAFRIYDMDKDGYISNGELFQVLKMMVGNNLKDTQLQQIVDKTIINADKDGDGRISFEEFCAVVGGLDIHKKMVVDV
- the PPP3R1 gene encoding calcineurin subunit B type 1 isoform X3; translation: MCSHFDADEIKRLGKRFKKLDLDNSGSLSVEEFMSLPELQQNPLVQRVIDIFDTDGNGEVDFKEFIEGVSQFSVKGDKEQKLRFAFRIYDMDKDGYISNGELFQVLKMMVGNNLKDTQLQQIVDKTIINADKDGDGRISFEEFCAVVGGLDIHKKMVVDV